In Piliocolobus tephrosceles isolate RC106 chromosome 5, ASM277652v3, whole genome shotgun sequence, a single genomic region encodes these proteins:
- the RIPPLY2 gene encoding protein ripply2 — protein METAGGAEGAESGAAACTATDRTTRRAAADSGYAGFWRPWVDAAGKKEEETPNHAAEAMPDGPGMTAAPGKLSQFRHPVRLFWPKSKCYDYLYQEAEALLKNLPIQATISFYEDSDSEDEIEELTCEN, from the exons ATGGAGACCGCAGGAGGCGCAGAGGGCGCAGAGAGTGGAGCCGCTGCGTGCACGGCCACCGACCGCACTACGCGGCGCGCGGCCGCAGACTCCGG ATACGCGGGCTTCTGGAGACCCTGGGTGGACGCCGCAggcaagaaagaagaggagacGCCGAACCACGCCGCGGAGGCG ATGCCGGATGGCCCTGGAATGACCGCAGCCCCAGGAAAGCTTTCGCAATTCAGGCACCCAGTCAG ACTATTTTGGCCAAAATCAAAGTGTTATGATTACTTATATCAAGAAGCAGAAGCTCTTCTGAAAAATTTACCAATTCAAGCCACAATTTCATTTTATGAAGATTCTGATAGTGAAGATGAAATTGAGGAGCTGACCTGTGAAAATTAA